A section of the Virgibacillus sp. NKC19-3 genome encodes:
- a CDS encoding alpha/beta-type small acid-soluble spore protein, producing MANNNNSNQLVVPGVQQALDQMKTEIAQEFGVQLGADSTSRSNGSVGGEITKRLVQMAEQQFGGQQY from the coding sequence ATGGCAAATAATAATAACTCAAACCAATTAGTAGTACCTGGTGTTCAACAAGCATTGGACCAAATGAAAACAGAGATTGCACAAGAATTTGGCGTGCAACTTGGTGCTGATTCAACTTCTCGTTCGAACGGTTCTGTTGGGGGAGAAATCACAAAACGTCTGGTTCAAATGGCTGAACAACAATTTGGTGGTCAACAATATTAA
- a CDS encoding GlcG/HbpS family heme-binding protein, with product MGKMNLEIATKIMEQAEAEASKLGVQMVISVLDEGGNLVATHRMDDAWLASIDIAQNKAWTSVALKMPTSNLEEATVPHAELYGLNTTNQGRIVVFGGGFPLEKDGKVVGAIGVSGSTVPNDVKVAEAGVNAFNELHLENMR from the coding sequence ATGGGAAAAATGAATCTAGAAATTGCTACGAAAATTATGGAACAAGCTGAGGCCGAAGCATCAAAGCTAGGCGTCCAAATGGTTATTTCCGTTTTAGATGAAGGTGGTAACCTCGTTGCAACGCACCGTATGGATGATGCTTGGTTGGCAAGTATTGACATCGCTCAGAATAAAGCATGGACGTCTGTAGCTTTAAAAATGCCTACTTCTAACCTCGAAGAAGCTACAGTACCGCATGCGGAACTGTATGGACTTAATACAACCAACCAGGGACGTATTGTCGTATTTGGTGGTGGTTTTCCACTTGAGAAAGATGGAAAAGTTGTAGGTGCAATTGGGGTGAGTGGGAGTACGGTTCCCAACGATGTAAAAGTAGCAGAAGCAGGTGTTAATGCATTCAATGAGCTTCATTTAGAAAACATGAGATAA
- the ezrA gene encoding septation ring formation regulator EzrA has product MAYIIGIILVIIALIIIGLILRKRVYDVVDKYEAWKMDIMDRNIASQLGRIKSLNLSGETQEKFEAWKERLEFILTKELPDIEEHLFDAEEAADRYRFSKAKKTLNNTEKVLYSIENDIEKMLKEVDDLLESEETSRTEATNIEPNIKALRKALSQNRYQYGKAERYFDLKIDELEEKLATYYDLVSTGDYYEAKQTIDDLKVSLEGLEQQIDEFPAIYKMCRHELPTQLDELYAGLKEMKKDGYRVDHLAFEKEIRAYKEQLLDTVNKLESGDTSGIEEMVTEIDERVKEMYQLLEKEAIAKNYVESQMPSFRDSVDQLSNTFQDTKTEVEQLKQTYYFEDSDMESYLALDKRISSLKSQLEELSNDMETADISHSQLREELENGFVQIEELQQNHEEFKKRIQNLRKDEIEAKEKLREMRGELYDTSRKLKKSNIPGVPTFIWNMIETASEKNSRVVKALEKQPLDMAEVQHALNESKKAIDNVIEQTDMMLEQAYLTEQVIQYANRYRSQYPLLAAQLSESERLFRSYEYELALEKAAKAVEEIEPGALKRIEAYQEVEVTHSS; this is encoded by the coding sequence ATGGCATACATCATTGGAATTATACTAGTTATTATCGCATTAATTATTATTGGACTTATCTTACGCAAGAGGGTATATGATGTTGTGGATAAATATGAAGCCTGGAAAATGGACATTATGGACCGGAACATTGCTTCGCAGCTTGGACGTATTAAAAGTCTGAATTTATCAGGGGAAACGCAGGAAAAATTCGAAGCTTGGAAAGAGCGATTAGAATTCATCCTAACAAAAGAATTACCGGATATCGAAGAACATTTGTTTGATGCAGAAGAAGCGGCAGATCGCTATCGGTTTTCCAAAGCGAAAAAAACATTAAATAATACAGAGAAGGTATTATATTCGATTGAAAATGATATTGAAAAAATGTTGAAGGAAGTCGATGATCTCCTTGAATCTGAAGAAACAAGCCGAACCGAGGCAACAAACATAGAGCCAAATATAAAAGCTTTACGTAAGGCTCTCTCCCAAAATCGATATCAATACGGGAAAGCAGAACGTTATTTTGATCTAAAAATTGATGAATTAGAAGAAAAACTGGCGACATATTATGATTTAGTGTCAACCGGAGATTATTATGAAGCGAAGCAAACCATTGATGACCTTAAGGTTAGTTTGGAAGGGCTAGAACAACAGATTGATGAGTTTCCGGCTATTTATAAGATGTGCAGACACGAATTGCCCACGCAACTTGATGAATTATACGCCGGCCTAAAAGAGATGAAAAAGGATGGATATCGTGTGGACCATCTTGCCTTTGAAAAGGAGATACGTGCGTATAAGGAGCAACTTTTAGATACTGTCAATAAGTTGGAAAGTGGGGATACATCCGGAATTGAAGAAATGGTTACGGAAATTGATGAAAGAGTTAAAGAGATGTATCAGCTCTTGGAAAAAGAAGCAATTGCGAAGAACTATGTAGAAAGTCAAATGCCAAGCTTTCGAGATTCAGTAGATCAATTAAGCAATACATTCCAAGACACGAAAACAGAAGTAGAACAATTAAAACAAACCTATTACTTTGAAGACAGTGATATGGAAAGTTATTTAGCCTTGGATAAAAGAATTAGTTCGTTAAAAAGTCAATTGGAAGAGTTATCCAATGATATGGAAACCGCGGATATATCTCATTCCCAGTTACGGGAAGAGCTTGAAAACGGATTTGTTCAAATAGAAGAACTGCAACAGAATCATGAAGAATTCAAAAAGCGAATTCAAAATTTGCGTAAGGATGAAATAGAGGCAAAAGAGAAATTACGGGAAATGAGGGGAGAGCTTTACGACACAAGTCGAAAGTTGAAAAAAAGCAATATCCCTGGTGTTCCAACTTTCATCTGGAATATGATAGAGACCGCCTCAGAGAAAAACAGCCGTGTTGTGAAGGCATTGGAAAAACAACCATTGGATATGGCTGAAGTTCAACACGCTTTGAACGAATCCAAAAAAGCGATTGATAATGTGATAGAGCAAACGGATATGATGTTAGAACAGGCATATTTAACAGAACAGGTTATTCAATATGCAAATAGATATCGTAGTCAGTATCCACTTCTTGCAGCCCAACTCAGTGAGTCTGAGCGCTTGTTTAGATCTTATGAATATGAATTAGCTCTAGAAAAAGCAGCAAAGGCTGTAGAAGAAATAGAACCGGGCGCCCTTAAACGAATAGAAGCATACCAGGAAGTAGAAGTAACCCATTCATCATAA
- a CDS encoding cysteine desulfurase family protein produces MIYLDNSATTKPDPAVLKSFERVSSQYFANPSSIHQLGGETEKLLKQAKKQAASILKVSPDEIVFTSGGTEGNNTAIKGIALEHQERGKHIITSEIEHPSVHDACQSLESLGFDITYLPVNQAGVITVEDVENAIKHDTILISLMHVNNELGSIQPIKEIGEIAKRHPKLFFHVDDVQGIGKVPLPLRDSGIDLCTFSAHKIHGLKGTGILYVGNRTKLFPLLHGGSQEQGIRSGTENLAGAVAMVKALRFIKEREKKEVHRLYELSDYLKSELQQLTSVEVNTADHAAPHIINFSVVGAKPEVIIHMLGEENIFISTKSACSSKQKDESKVLTACGFDKARSTSALRVSLSYQTTRDDITVFLQAIEKAINQFKEVME; encoded by the coding sequence ATGATTTACTTAGATAATAGCGCAACAACCAAACCAGATCCAGCTGTGCTGAAAAGTTTTGAACGGGTTTCCAGTCAATATTTTGCAAATCCGTCATCCATTCATCAGCTTGGCGGTGAAACAGAAAAATTATTAAAACAAGCTAAAAAACAAGCTGCATCTATCCTAAAAGTCAGTCCCGATGAAATTGTATTTACATCCGGAGGAACAGAAGGAAATAATACAGCCATTAAAGGAATTGCATTGGAACATCAGGAGAGAGGGAAGCATATTATTACCTCAGAAATTGAGCATCCATCTGTTCACGATGCATGTCAAAGTTTAGAATCGTTGGGATTTGACATCACCTATTTGCCCGTTAATCAGGCCGGTGTAATCACTGTAGAAGATGTGGAAAACGCAATTAAGCATGACACGATTCTAATTAGTTTGATGCATGTAAATAATGAACTGGGTTCGATACAACCGATTAAAGAGATTGGAGAAATAGCCAAGCGGCATCCAAAACTTTTTTTCCATGTAGATGATGTACAAGGGATAGGGAAAGTACCGCTTCCATTAAGAGATAGCGGTATTGATCTATGTACATTTTCGGCTCATAAAATTCATGGATTAAAAGGAACGGGTATTTTATATGTAGGAAATCGTACAAAATTATTTCCCTTATTACATGGGGGAAGTCAGGAACAGGGTATTCGCTCAGGAACTGAAAATCTAGCTGGTGCTGTAGCAATGGTTAAAGCACTTCGTTTCATTAAAGAGAGGGAGAAAAAGGAAGTCCATCGTTTGTATGAATTAAGTGATTATCTAAAAAGTGAATTGCAGCAATTGACTAGTGTTGAGGTAAATACGGCAGATCATGCAGCTCCACACATTATCAATTTTTCAGTCGTGGGCGCGAAACCGGAAGTAATTATTCATATGCTTGGGGAGGAAAATATCTTTATTTCAACCAAATCCGCTTGCTCTTCAAAACAAAAGGATGAGAGCAAAGTGCTTACTGCTTGTGGATTTGATAAAGCACGTTCAACTTCCGCGTTGCGCGTTAGCTTATCCTATCAAACAACAAGGGATGATATTACCGTATTTCTTCAAGCTATAGAAAAAGCAATTAACCAATTTAAAGAAGTAATGGAGTAG
- the thiI gene encoding tRNA uracil 4-sulfurtransferase ThiI — protein sequence MQYDHILIRYGEMALKGKNMNKFISRLQENIQHKLKEFAHIKVKRTQGRMFVLLHGHDPEQVIDKCKNVFGIQSLSLAIKVENDVDAIKDGALYALTNSVDVHQFKVTVKRVNKDFPIGSQEMNQVLGGHLLSNTDGYAVDVHQPDMEINVEIRSEATYITSQVIPGLGGLPVGTSGKSLLMLSGGIDSPVAGYLAMKRGVQIEAIHFHSPPFTSERAKQKVIDLAETLTKYGNSIKIHVVPFTKLQQEIFREMPDGYAMTIMRRIMMRISEKISESESILSITTGENLGQVASQTMESMHTINEVTNYPILRPLITMDKQEIIKIAQEIDTYDTSILPYEDCCTIFVPKSPKTRPTREKVNQFESNKDFTNLIEEAVNQAEVVKVSDQRESASVFDDLL from the coding sequence ATGCAATATGATCATATTTTAATCCGCTATGGCGAAATGGCTTTAAAAGGAAAAAACATGAATAAATTTATTAGCCGATTACAGGAAAATATCCAGCATAAATTAAAAGAATTTGCACATATAAAGGTGAAACGTACACAGGGGAGAATGTTCGTTTTATTACATGGACATGACCCGGAACAAGTTATAGACAAATGTAAGAATGTCTTCGGTATTCAAAGCTTGAGTCTGGCGATAAAGGTAGAGAATGATGTTGATGCAATTAAGGACGGAGCATTGTATGCATTGACAAACAGTGTTGATGTTCATCAATTTAAGGTAACTGTAAAACGGGTAAATAAAGATTTTCCTATAGGATCCCAAGAGATGAATCAAGTGTTAGGAGGTCACCTGCTGTCAAATACAGATGGCTATGCTGTGGATGTGCATCAGCCCGATATGGAAATCAACGTGGAAATTCGGTCAGAAGCCACTTATATTACATCACAAGTGATACCAGGACTTGGTGGACTACCTGTGGGAACATCAGGAAAATCACTTTTGATGCTGTCTGGTGGAATTGATAGTCCAGTGGCAGGGTATTTAGCAATGAAGCGTGGTGTCCAGATTGAGGCAATCCACTTTCACTCCCCACCATTTACTAGTGAGCGGGCTAAACAGAAAGTAATTGATTTGGCGGAAACGTTGACGAAATACGGAAATTCGATCAAGATTCATGTGGTACCATTTACAAAACTGCAACAGGAAATTTTTCGTGAAATGCCTGATGGCTATGCAATGACAATTATGCGCCGTATCATGATGCGTATCAGTGAAAAAATCAGCGAAAGCGAATCGATCTTATCGATAACAACAGGTGAAAATCTTGGTCAGGTTGCCAGCCAAACGATGGAAAGTATGCACACGATTAATGAAGTCACTAATTATCCAATCCTAAGGCCATTAATCACCATGGATAAACAGGAAATCATAAAGATTGCACAGGAAATTGACACATATGATACCTCCATTCTGCCTTATGAAGACTGTTGCACGATATTTGTTCCGAAATCACCTAAAACCAGGCCGACTCGTGAAAAAGTAAATCAATTTGAATCCAACAAAGATTTTACAAATTTGATTGAAGAAGCAGTAAACCAAGCAGAAGTCGTTAAAGTGAGTGACCAAAGAGAGTCAGCGTCCGTATTTGATGACTTATTATAA
- the rpsD gene encoding 30S ribosomal protein S4, with protein MSRYTGSVWKKSRRFGISLTGTGKELDKRPYAPGQHGPNQRKKMSEYGLQLQEKQKLRFTYGLNERQFVNLFEKAGNMKGIHGENFMILLDSRLDNMVYRMGLARTRKQARQLVNHGHVTVDGKRVDIPSYTLVPGQVVGLRERSKNLDIIKEALEVNNFVPEYITFDEDKMEGTYTRYPERSELPAEINEALIVEFYSR; from the coding sequence ATGTCACGCTATACTGGATCCGTATGGAAGAAGTCACGTCGGTTTGGCATTTCATTAACGGGAACTGGTAAGGAATTGGATAAACGCCCTTACGCTCCTGGTCAACATGGTCCTAACCAAAGAAAGAAAATGTCTGAATATGGCCTACAACTACAAGAAAAGCAAAAATTGCGCTTCACTTACGGATTAAATGAACGTCAATTCGTTAACTTGTTTGAAAAGGCTGGAAACATGAAAGGTATCCATGGTGAAAATTTCATGATTCTACTTGACTCACGCCTTGATAACATGGTTTACCGCATGGGGCTCGCCCGTACACGTAAACAAGCACGTCAGCTAGTTAATCATGGTCATGTTACAGTAGATGGTAAACGTGTTGATATTCCATCTTATACCTTAGTACCAGGGCAAGTTGTCGGTTTACGTGAAAGATCGAAAAATCTCGACATCATTAAAGAGGCTCTTGAAGTAAACAACTTTGTACCGGAGTATATAACATTTGATGAAGATAAAATGGAAGGAACATACACGCGTTATCCTGAGCGTTCCGAACTTCCAGCTGAGATTAATGAAGCGCTAATTGTTGAATTCTACTCTCGTTAA
- the tyrS gene encoding tyrosine--tRNA ligase → MDILQDLETRGLIQQTTDFEGLKQHLSANQVTLYCGFDPTADSLHIGHLVPITMLKRFQKAGHKPIALVGGGTGMIGDPSGRTSERSLNEDSVVKEYSEKVERQIARLVESDKGENPVVARNNHDWLASMTVIDFLRDAGKHFGINYMLSKESVSARIEQGITFTEFSYMILQSLDYLKLYEQENCTLQIGGSDQWGNITAGMELIRRSRENENTDTEVFGLTVPLITKADGTKFGKTAGGAIWLDPEKTTPYEFYQFWFNTDDRDVLKFLRYFTFISEEEIQQLEDELINQPENRAAQKRLAEEMTRDVHSQSALEQAQKISHALFSDDLKQLSASDIEQGFKDVPTYQASHEETGLIDLLVNASISSSKRQAREDINNGAIYINGERQQDLAYKLTAADRVEDRFTIIRRGKKKYFLIRFE, encoded by the coding sequence ATGGATATTTTGCAAGATTTAGAAACGCGTGGTTTAATTCAACAGACAACAGACTTTGAGGGGTTAAAACAACATTTATCAGCCAATCAGGTAACATTGTATTGTGGGTTTGATCCAACTGCAGATAGCCTGCATATAGGTCATTTGGTGCCAATTACGATGCTGAAGCGATTTCAAAAAGCTGGCCATAAACCGATTGCACTTGTTGGTGGCGGCACAGGCATGATTGGTGATCCCAGTGGGCGCACGAGTGAGCGATCTTTAAATGAAGACAGTGTCGTTAAAGAATACAGTGAAAAAGTAGAGCGGCAAATTGCCAGACTGGTTGAATCTGATAAAGGTGAAAATCCTGTTGTTGCCAGAAATAATCATGATTGGCTGGCAAGTATGACGGTCATTGATTTTCTGCGTGATGCTGGTAAACATTTCGGTATCAATTATATGCTGTCAAAAGAATCGGTTTCAGCACGTATTGAACAGGGAATTACATTTACAGAATTTAGTTATATGATTTTACAATCACTTGATTATCTCAAACTGTATGAACAGGAGAATTGTACATTACAAATTGGTGGTAGTGACCAGTGGGGAAACATTACAGCAGGGATGGAATTAATTCGACGTTCAAGGGAAAATGAGAATACGGACACAGAAGTTTTTGGTTTAACTGTCCCTTTAATTACAAAAGCAGATGGTACGAAATTTGGGAAAACTGCAGGCGGCGCTATTTGGCTAGATCCGGAAAAAACAACTCCCTATGAATTTTATCAATTCTGGTTTAATACAGATGATCGTGACGTGTTGAAATTCTTGCGTTACTTCACCTTTATTTCTGAAGAAGAAATACAGCAACTGGAAGATGAATTGATCAACCAACCGGAAAACCGTGCGGCACAAAAACGTTTAGCTGAAGAGATGACAAGGGATGTTCATAGTCAATCAGCGCTAGAGCAAGCGCAAAAAATATCTCACGCCCTATTTAGTGACGACTTGAAGCAACTCTCAGCCAGTGATATTGAACAAGGTTTTAAAGATGTTCCTACCTACCAGGCATCACATGAGGAAACAGGTTTGATTGATTTGTTAGTAAATGCCTCCATTTCCTCCTCCAAAAGGCAAGCTAGGGAAGATATCAACAATGGCGCGATTTATATTAACGGGGAAAGACAGCAAGATCTAGCGTACAAGCTAACTGCTGCTGATCGTGTGGAAGATAGATTTACTATTATTCGTCGCGGAAAGAAAAAATACTTCTTAATACGTTTTGAATAA
- a CDS encoding PTS sugar transporter subunit IIA: MFKNWFKKEKEGQTAEIYAPITGEIIPLEEVPDPVFSQKMMGDGIAIKPSEGNIYSPVNGKIAQIPETKHAIGLRTEDGIEILIHIGLETVTLNGKSFNVHVNTGDEVSVGQPLMDFDLEYIQNNAESDITPIVITNEKEIDKAFKMTDEKEGKLGETIIITVSKR; encoded by the coding sequence ATGTTCAAAAATTGGTTCAAAAAGGAAAAGGAGGGGCAGACTGCAGAAATTTATGCACCTATTACCGGTGAAATTATTCCATTAGAGGAAGTACCTGATCCGGTTTTTAGTCAAAAAATGATGGGAGATGGTATAGCTATCAAGCCGTCAGAAGGAAATATTTATTCTCCGGTTAATGGTAAAATTGCTCAGATCCCGGAAACCAAACATGCTATCGGACTGCGCACGGAGGATGGAATTGAAATTCTGATTCATATAGGACTGGAGACAGTCACACTTAACGGAAAAAGCTTTAATGTTCATGTCAATACCGGAGATGAGGTATCTGTTGGTCAGCCATTGATGGATTTCGATTTGGAATACATCCAAAATAATGCAGAAAGTGATATTACCCCTATTGTTATCACGAATGAAAAGGAAATAGACAAAGCGTTCAAAATGACGGATGAAAAAGAAGGAAAGCTAGGAGAAACGATTATCATCACAGTCTCTAAAAGGTGA
- a CDS encoding GAF domain-containing protein — MVQTTTYAENKMKDYELMIKQLDALSNDEMDHIALLSNASALLNQFLTEINWVGFYIWRNHELVLGPFQGLPACIRIAYGKGVCGTAMKERETQRVADVNQFPGHIACDAASQSEIVVPISLEDNLYGVLDIDSPIIDRFDEMDQHYLEKFVRVLERHLNK; from the coding sequence ATGGTTCAAACAACTACGTATGCTGAAAACAAAATGAAAGACTATGAATTAATGATCAAACAGCTGGATGCACTTAGTAACGACGAGATGGATCACATTGCGCTGCTGTCCAATGCATCTGCATTACTAAACCAATTCTTAACAGAAATTAATTGGGTTGGTTTTTACATTTGGAGAAATCATGAGTTAGTTCTCGGCCCTTTCCAAGGACTACCTGCATGTATTCGAATCGCGTATGGCAAGGGTGTCTGCGGTACTGCCATGAAAGAGCGTGAAACGCAGCGTGTCGCTGATGTAAACCAATTTCCTGGACATATTGCTTGTGACGCCGCTAGTCAATCCGAAATTGTTGTGCCAATTTCCTTAGAGGATAATCTTTATGGTGTACTCGATATTGATAGCCCAATTATAGATCGGTTTGATGAAATGGATCAACATTATCTTGAAAAATTCGTTCGTGTGTTAGAAAGACATTTAAACAAATGA
- a CDS encoding NAD kinase, whose amino-acid sequence MPNRRNMFFYYHKDETIEDKLQTLFDLAKENNFNVVDNANDASIIVSIGGDGAFLQAVRKTGFRQDCLYTGITYSDESGLYCDFNMDNFQQMLDTMLYAEMEVRRFPVIKVVINGESAFYCLNELSVRSTIIKSIAIDVHIDDLHFETFRGDGLIVATPTGSTGYNKSTNGAVIDPLIPSFQVSELASLNNNRYRTLGSSFVLSKDRKLGLDVIQDGNDYPIIGLDNEAYSIRNIKDITITLSDKIIKTVKLKNNSYWDRVKRTFL is encoded by the coding sequence ATGCCAAATAGAAGAAATATGTTTTTTTATTATCACAAGGATGAAACGATTGAAGATAAATTACAAACTTTATTCGATCTAGCAAAGGAAAATAATTTCAATGTGGTAGACAATGCAAATGACGCCAGTATTATCGTAAGTATTGGTGGAGACGGAGCTTTCCTGCAAGCTGTAAGAAAAACAGGATTTCGTCAGGATTGTTTATATACGGGAATAACTTATTCTGATGAATCAGGTTTATATTGTGATTTTAACATGGACAACTTTCAGCAAATGCTTGATACTATGTTATATGCAGAAATGGAAGTGCGCCGCTTCCCAGTTATAAAGGTAGTTATAAACGGCGAATCTGCGTTTTATTGCCTTAATGAATTAAGTGTACGATCAACGATTATTAAATCCATCGCTATTGATGTACATATAGATGACCTTCATTTTGAAACCTTCCGTGGAGATGGTTTAATTGTAGCAACCCCTACTGGTAGTACAGGGTATAATAAGTCAACAAACGGGGCAGTTATTGATCCATTAATTCCCAGCTTTCAAGTATCGGAGCTTGCATCCCTGAATAATAACCGGTACCGTACACTCGGCTCATCATTTGTTCTAAGCAAAGATCGCAAGTTAGGATTGGATGTCATTCAAGACGGAAATGATTATCCAATTATTGGATTGGACAATGAAGCATACTCTATTCGAAATATCAAAGATATAACCATCACATTAAGTGATAAGATAATTAAAACTGTTAAATTGAAAAATAACTCTTACTGGGATCGTGTGAAACGTACGTTTCTTTAG
- the refZ gene encoding forespore capture DNA-binding protein RefZ: MKKNPSKQKVIDAASSLFFQKGFSGTSVRDIAEKADVNVSLISYYFKSKQGLLEYAVTQYYEAYLRIMEETLEETESLTPLEKLKELISVIIQYKQHNHQFSSFIHRELSLDSIFVREMAVTYLAKENHIISNTFFDALHVPEKSEVDRQFLLMQLKGMLLTPYVLQNEWKDQVVGEYSHNVFAKKYVKTIHYWLDFIMDQKDVTAEMK; this comes from the coding sequence ATGAAAAAGAATCCATCTAAACAAAAAGTTATCGATGCTGCTTCTTCCCTGTTTTTTCAAAAAGGGTTCAGCGGCACATCTGTAAGAGATATCGCTGAAAAGGCCGATGTAAACGTATCATTGATCAGCTATTATTTTAAGAGTAAGCAAGGCCTTTTGGAATATGCGGTCACTCAGTATTATGAAGCATATTTACGAATCATGGAAGAGACATTAGAGGAAACAGAATCGTTAACTCCATTGGAAAAATTAAAAGAATTAATCTCTGTCATTATACAATATAAACAGCATAATCATCAATTTTCCAGTTTTATTCACAGGGAATTATCGCTTGATTCCATTTTTGTAAGAGAAATGGCTGTGACTTATCTGGCAAAGGAAAATCATATTATCAGTAATACGTTTTTCGATGCGTTACATGTGCCTGAGAAAAGCGAAGTGGACAGACAGTTTTTATTAATGCAGCTTAAGGGAATGTTGCTCACTCCGTATGTTCTGCAGAATGAATGGAAAGATCAAGTGGTGGGTGAATACTCCCATAACGTATTCGCAAAAAAATATGTAAAAACAATCCATTATTGGTTGGATTTTATTATGGATCAAAAAGATGTAACTGCTGAAATGAAATAA